From a region of the Argiope bruennichi chromosome 8, qqArgBrue1.1, whole genome shotgun sequence genome:
- the LOC129980959 gene encoding mRNA decay activator protein ZFP36L1-like isoform X1, translating to MAMERTPENIFSTLSLNFPLFIPTLLKEGLQSHRVTSDFRQQVSLALERQLSGQLANSYTSSLINIPIATQGSTVPALNTIPSFPAKSSTKHPPLTASNSVANCNAASHLKTLASREHRKLDRSISEPVDKSQQTLKQAPPNSSRYKTELCRPFEESGTCKYGDKCQFAHGLGELRTLTRHPKYKTELCRTFHTTGFCPYGPRCHFIHNSEDSKKCLLNTLQGPANLPVANNPSLSPTSLSPHLSPKDYDICSFSIGSAGELSPTNSSTGSISSSSGSPTSSLGGFFLDDSHASYSLPQVPQTAPPTLSSGRFFGADYMPLKPLSTLPPLVPQEELLSVQQNDDLISSLDTLVSELELDCLNEVNSNAESPAKPESCAALDINRNIRLPIFSQLAHGNSP from the coding sequence gGTCTGCAATCCCATAGAGTAACGTCGGATTTCAGACAACAGGTGTCACTGGCTCTAGAAAGGCAGCTTAGTGGACAACTGGCCAATTCATACACATCTTCTTTAATCAACATCCCAATTGCTACGCAAGGATCAACTGTACCTGCCTTGAATACAATTCCAAGTTTTCCTGCAAAATCTTCTACAAAACATCCTCCTTTGACAGCAAGTAACAGTGTGGCTAACTGCAATGCAGCATCGCACCTGAAAACACTTGCATCCCGTGAACATAGAAAATTGGATAGGAGTATCAGCGAGCCTGTTGATAAATCTCAACAAACACTGAAACAAGCTCCTCCCAATTCTAGCCGATATAAGACTGAACTATGTCGACCCTTTGAAGAGAGTGGCACCTGCAAATATGGAGACAAATGTCAATTTGCTCATGGTCTTGGTGAATTAAGAACATTAACACGCCATCCAAAATATAAAACTGAACTTTGTCGTACATTTCATACCACCGGTTTTTGCCCTTATGGGCCCAGATGTCACTTCATTCATAACAGTGAAGATTCTAAAAAGTGCCTTTTGAATACATTGCAAGGGCCTGCAAATTTACCAGTTGCGAATAATCCTAGCCTGTCCCCGACTTCCCTATCGCCTCATCTTTCGCCAAAAGATTACGATATATGTAGTTTTAGCATTGGGTCGGCTGGTGAGCTATCGCCTACTAACAGCTCTACTGGTAGCATCAGTAGCAGCAGTGGATCACCTACGTCTTCTCTTGGTGGATTTTTCTTGGATGATAGTCATGCATCGTACTCTTTGCCCCAAGTTCCTCAAACAGCACCACCTACTCTGAGTAGTGGAAGGTTCTTTGGTGCTGATTATATGCCTCTGAAACCCCTGTCAACATTGCCACCACTTGTTCCACAAGAAGAATTATTGTCTGTGCAGCAGAATGATGATTTAATTTCATCACTAGATACATTGGTGTCTGAACTGGAATTAGACTGCCTTAATGAGGTAAACAGCAATGCTGAGTCCCCAGCTAAGCCTGAATCATGTGCTGCATTGGACATCAATAGAAATATCAGACTTCCCATTTTCAGCCAGTTAGCACATGGAAATTCTCCGtaa
- the LOC129980959 gene encoding mRNA decay activator protein ZFP36L1-like isoform X2, which yields MTTALVSAFHPDFRNLYKGLQSHRVTSDFRQQVSLALERQLSGQLANSYTSSLINIPIATQGSTVPALNTIPSFPAKSSTKHPPLTASNSVANCNAASHLKTLASREHRKLDRSISEPVDKSQQTLKQAPPNSSRYKTELCRPFEESGTCKYGDKCQFAHGLGELRTLTRHPKYKTELCRTFHTTGFCPYGPRCHFIHNSEDSKKCLLNTLQGPANLPVANNPSLSPTSLSPHLSPKDYDICSFSIGSAGELSPTNSSTGSISSSSGSPTSSLGGFFLDDSHASYSLPQVPQTAPPTLSSGRFFGADYMPLKPLSTLPPLVPQEELLSVQQNDDLISSLDTLVSELELDCLNEVNSNAESPAKPESCAALDINRNIRLPIFSQLAHGNSP from the exons ATGACCACCGCGTTAGTATCAGCTTTTCACCCGGATTTCAGGAACCTCTATAAG gGTCTGCAATCCCATAGAGTAACGTCGGATTTCAGACAACAGGTGTCACTGGCTCTAGAAAGGCAGCTTAGTGGACAACTGGCCAATTCATACACATCTTCTTTAATCAACATCCCAATTGCTACGCAAGGATCAACTGTACCTGCCTTGAATACAATTCCAAGTTTTCCTGCAAAATCTTCTACAAAACATCCTCCTTTGACAGCAAGTAACAGTGTGGCTAACTGCAATGCAGCATCGCACCTGAAAACACTTGCATCCCGTGAACATAGAAAATTGGATAGGAGTATCAGCGAGCCTGTTGATAAATCTCAACAAACACTGAAACAAGCTCCTCCCAATTCTAGCCGATATAAGACTGAACTATGTCGACCCTTTGAAGAGAGTGGCACCTGCAAATATGGAGACAAATGTCAATTTGCTCATGGTCTTGGTGAATTAAGAACATTAACACGCCATCCAAAATATAAAACTGAACTTTGTCGTACATTTCATACCACCGGTTTTTGCCCTTATGGGCCCAGATGTCACTTCATTCATAACAGTGAAGATTCTAAAAAGTGCCTTTTGAATACATTGCAAGGGCCTGCAAATTTACCAGTTGCGAATAATCCTAGCCTGTCCCCGACTTCCCTATCGCCTCATCTTTCGCCAAAAGATTACGATATATGTAGTTTTAGCATTGGGTCGGCTGGTGAGCTATCGCCTACTAACAGCTCTACTGGTAGCATCAGTAGCAGCAGTGGATCACCTACGTCTTCTCTTGGTGGATTTTTCTTGGATGATAGTCATGCATCGTACTCTTTGCCCCAAGTTCCTCAAACAGCACCACCTACTCTGAGTAGTGGAAGGTTCTTTGGTGCTGATTATATGCCTCTGAAACCCCTGTCAACATTGCCACCACTTGTTCCACAAGAAGAATTATTGTCTGTGCAGCAGAATGATGATTTAATTTCATCACTAGATACATTGGTGTCTGAACTGGAATTAGACTGCCTTAATGAGGTAAACAGCAATGCTGAGTCCCCAGCTAAGCCTGAATCATGTGCTGCATTGGACATCAATAGAAATATCAGACTTCCCATTTTCAGCCAGTTAGCACATGGAAATTCTCCGtaa